The following is a genomic window from Corallococcus soli.
TCACCTCCGCCCCGGGCTCCACCTTGCCGCTGGTCCGTCCCCCCTGTGGCCAGAGCACGTCCACCGCCCCCGCCTCATCCACCGCGAGCACCAGCACGTCGCGGTGCGTCCCCGTGCCCACCGCCAGCGTCACGCGCTCGCCGGGCTTCGCGCTCGTGACCGGCGCGCCGCCCTCCGACAGCAGCCGCAGCGCCACGCTCCCCTTCAGCCGCACGCCGTCCTCCGTGCCCTTCGGCACGTAGACGACCAGCGTCAGCCCCACCGCCAGCGCGACCACCAGCAGCCCGCTCCAGCTCCAGCTCCACCTCCAGCTCCACCTCCAGTTCCAGCTCCAGCGCGTCCGCGCCGGCTGGGCCCGCTTCGCCTCCAGCTTCGCGAACACCGTCGCCGCCCGGGGGGCTCGCAGGCTCGACTCCCGCGCCCGCCGCAGCTCCTCCGCGACGGGTCCGCACGTCGCGCAGGACGCGACGTGCGCGCCCATGCGGCCGGTTGGATCCAACCCCGAAAGCCACTCGTCCAACTCCAACCGCGAGAGGTGCTCAGCCACGGTCCGCCTCCAGTGGCTCTTCCGGCAACCGCCCCAGCTCCGCGGCCTTCTTCCGGATGGACTCCAGGTCGCGGACGATGGTCTTTCGTGACACGTCCAGCATCTGGGCGATCTCCTCCTGCGTCAGCCCGTCGAAGAAGTGCAGCGTGGCCACCTCCAGCTCGCGCTCCCCCATCCGGCCCACCAGGTGGCGGATGAAGTCGGCGGCCTCCCACTGGCTGGGGGTGAGGGCCGCGGCCTCCTCGCGCTCCGGCAGCAGCGGCTCGCGCAGGTGGCGCGAGCGCAGCGCGTTGAGACACAGGTTGGTGGTGGCGCGGTACACGTACGTCATGGGACGGGCCTCTCGTCGGAACCGCGCGCCGGCCGTCAACATGCGCTCGAAGACCTCCTGCACGATGTCCCACGCATCGGCGTCACGGCCGAGCAGCGCGAGCGCGCGACGGTGCACCACGGGCGCGAAGCGCTCGTAGAGCTCCCTGAGCTCCTCCGCACCGAGCCCGCTCGCCATCCGCGTGTCCGACCTTCCTGTTCGTGCTTGTGACACCCGGGCCCGGGGGCCTGGGACATCGAATCCGCAATGGGGTGTGGGATACTAGCCGTGCCCCGGCGGCATGTCCCAGGTCGCGCCCGCCGGGTGTCCCAACCGCACGTGAACCGACTCCTGCCCGCCGTCCTGCTCGCCCTGATTGGAGCGGGGTGCTTCGACCCGCTGTACGAGGACCCGGATCCACTGGGCGAGGTGACGTGGGCCGTCTGCTGCGTCTCCGGTCAGGTGGACACGTGCCGCTGCGAGTCGCTCAACGGCTGCCCGGCCTCCTTCCGGCCCTGCGCGGCGGGCACCTGCGCGGAGTCGCTCAGCCAGTCTTGCGGCGCCTTCGTGGACGGCGGTCCGTGGGGCCCCCGGGACGCCGGCAGCGGCGTGAACACCGACGGCGGCCTCATCCTGGATGGCGGCATCAGCATTGACGCAGGCATCCCCGCCGATGGCGGCGTCAGCACCGACGCGGGCACTTCCACCGACGCGGGCACTCCCACCGACGCGGGAACAGGCGCGGACGCGGGCACCGTGGACGCGGGCCCGGGGGACCCCGTCACGGAGTACAGTCCGTGTTGCGACCCACGCACCCGCCAGGTCTCCACCTGCGTCTGCCCTGCCTCGGGCTGCGCGACCCCGCCCTTCACGCCCTGCGCGTATGGCCGGTGCGCCTTGACGGGTCAGCGCTGCGACTGAGGACGCCTCCGGCTACTTCTTCTCCAGGATGACGGCATAGAACTCGATGCCCACCCCCTGCCGGTCCTCCTGGGTGATGTAGTCCTCCGGCAGGCCCAGGAACTCGCGCACCGTCTGGATGCCGCCAGGGCCCGGGGTCCACGGCTCGCAGAGCTTCAGGTACTCCGGCAGGGAGAACAGCTCGAAGTGCTCGCCCATCGTCTTGAACATGCCCACGAACTGCTCCCACTGGGGCGTCGTCTTCGTGGGGTCCTTGGTCTCGAAGGTGGTGAAGAGCTTGGAGCCCGGCGCGGCCCAGTCATACAGGTCGCGGAAGAACCTCCGGTTCTCCTCCGCCTGGAGGAACACGGTGATGCCGTTGGCGCCCAGCGCCACCTTGCGCTCGCCGCCCAGGAACTCACGCACGTCGGGGCGCTCCAGGAACGGCTTCGCCTGACGGATGTCGCACTCCAGGTAGCACACACGCGGGTCGTCGCCCAGCAGCACGCGCGCCTGCGCCATCGTCAGCGGGTTGATGTCCGAATACAGCACCTTCACGTCCGGCGGCAGCACGCCGTGGACGTGGTCGTTGGTGGGCAGGCCGGACGCGAAGTCCACCCAGTGCGTGAAGCCCTCCGACGACAGCCGCTTCGCCGCCACCTGGAGGCAGGAGCGCAGCATCCGCACCCACTTGCGCGTCGAAGGCAGCAGCGAGAACAGGGCCTCCGCGGCCTGCCGGTCCGCCTCGAAGTTGTGCGTGCCGCCCAACGTGTAGTCGTAGATCCGCGCCGCGTCGGGCACCTGGGGATTCACCCCCGGCACCCGGGCCAGTTCGTTCGCATCCATGGTCATCACCCTCCTCCTACGGAGCCAGGCCCGCGACCTGGCGCAGCAATTCCAACGGCCCCAGCGCTGCGACCGCGCTGAGCTGCTCCGGCGTGCGCACCAGCAGCGAGCCCGCGAACCCCAGCGCGTTGACGTTGACGCCCAGGTGCTCCGCGCGGCTCCGGGGCACGAGCAGCATCCAGTCCCGGGTGACCAGCAGGTTGTAGGGCGACGTCGCCCCCAGGCCCAGCGCCTCGCGCAGCAACCGGTACGCCGCCAGCATCCGGGCGCCCGGCTCCGGGGCCTCCCACGGCCCCAGTCCCACGACCCGGTGCAGGAAGGGCAGCGCGCCCGCCGCCACCTCGCGGCCCGGCCCCGGCAGCGCGGGGAGCAGCGCCTCCACCGGGGCCCGCAGCGCCTGGGGCCCCAGCGGCGGGACGAGCTGCAGGTGCTTGTGCCGCTGGCTCGCGCCCGCGATCTCCCCGGCGTTGTAGAAGGCCAGCCCGTCCAGCCCCTCCAGGCACGTCGCGAGCGCGTCGAAGTCCCCGGCCGTCAGCAGCGCGTCCTGCGATTCGAAGTCGCGCGTCACCAGCAGCAGGTGGTGCTCCACGACGTTGAACTTGTTGAGCAGGCACACGTGCGCGGGCGCCACGTCCCCCAGCACCAGGGCCGGCTCCGGGGACGCGAACGGATTGAACGGCGCCGCGCTGGAAGGCGCCGGACGGGGACGCTCCTTGAGCGCCACCCGCCCCAGCACGCGCACCTGGAACGTCGCGCCCCCGTCCACCACGGTGCGGGCCTCGGTGGTGATGGGCTGCAACGCGCCGGTCTCCAGCGCATGTCCGGTGACCGCCAGCGTGCGCGGCCAGAGGTCTTCAGGCGTCAGCGGTGCCGCGCTCAAGGAAGGGACTCCCGTTCAGGGGGGCAGCCGCCAGTCTTTGCCGTCCACCACCACCAGCGTCAACTCCCCCTCCCCGCCGCGAGGCTCAGCGCGGGGGGCGGAAGACGTACTGATGCTCCTGCGGTCCGCTGCCGGGCGGGTACTGCGCGTCCATGAAGGCGACGCTCGCGCCCTGGGTGATGAGCGCGTCCTGGAGGCTGTCGTACAGCACCACGACCTGGGTGGGCTTCCCGGTGGGATCCACGTCCACGCGCACCTTGAGGTTGCCCTTGAGGTCCGGGTTCGCCTGGAGGTGCTCCAGGTAGAGGGCGACGAGCCCCAGCGACACCCGGTCGTAGATCTGCTCCACCGTGCCCTTCGCGGGCGTCGCGGGCAGGCGCAGCCTGCGGCTCAGCTGCGCGGTCTCCTCCACGGCCTCGGGCACCGGGCGCTCCGGGGCGGCGAGCGTCGCCCGGTACGCGGCCATGGCCTCCACCAGGCGCTCCTGCTTGAGGAAGAGCCGCGCCCGCCGCACCTGCAAGTCCGCGCGGCCCGGGGCCGCCGCCACCGCCTGCGTCAGGCGCGCCTCCATGGCGGCCAGGTCCGAGCGCGCCTCCGCCAGCGTGGCCAGCCGCGACAGGGGCTCCACGTCCTTCGGGGTCGCCGCGCTCAGCCGCACCAGGGCCTTCTCCTCGTCCTCCGGGCGTCCTAGCTCCGCGCTCAGCCGCGCCCAGGTGGCGAGTGCCGTCGGCTCCGCGCCGCCGAGCGTCGCGTAGCGCTCCAGCATCTTCAGCGCCTGCACCTTGTCCCCGGCGGCGAGCCACGCCTCCGCCTGTCGCCGGTGCGCCTCGCGGTCGTGGGGCTGGAGCGCGACGAGCAACGCGCCCGCCTCCGCCCCGGCCTTCACGTCCCCTGCCTCCCCGGCCAGCCGCGAGAGCACCTGGAGCGCCTCCGGCTGCTCCCGCCAGTCCTTCACCGAGCGCGCCAGGAGCGCCCGCGCCTCCGCCGCGCCCCCAGGCCGGCCCGCGAGGACCAGGCCCAGGTCGGTGCGGATGCGCGGGACGTCCAGCTTCGCGAGCGCCTCGCGCAGCCGCGCCTCCGCCTCCGCCGGCTTGCCTTCCGCCTGGAGCCGCAGGCCGTCCACCCAGAGCGCGGGTGCGAAGCCGGGCACGGCCTTGCGCGCGGCCTCCAGCGGGGCGCTCGCCTCCTTGAGCATCTTCCAGCGCACGTACACGAGCCCCATGCCCACATGCGGCCACGGGTTCTCCGGGTACAGCACCGCCAGCGCCTTGAACTCGCTGAAGCTCTCGTCGGAGGGCAGCGCGAGGAAGGCCCGGTACAGCCGGGGCATGGGGTCCCGGGGCGCCTTCGCCTCCTGCGCGTCCAGCTCCGTGCGCAGCGCGCTGGGCGACCCCTGGATGCGGGCGGCCTCCATCCGTTGGAGCATCGCCATCCCGTCCGCCGCGGAGGCAGGCACCGGCCGCGCGCCCAGGGCCGAGGACGCGCACAGCACGGACAGCAGCACCAGGAACGGCAGGGAACGGGACGTCATCGGGGGGCCAGGACGTCCAGACGCTAGCAGATGGCCGCACGGGACGGCCTCCCCCCCTTTTCGGACTACACTCCCGCCGTCCCTTTCGGTCCGGGGTGCCTGATGCCAACCCGCCCGCGAGCGCAGGTCCTTGAAACCTTGTCCCGGAGGGCCTTCCACGAGGCCCTGCCCCCGGAGTGGCGAATCCAGGACCCACACCGGGACCACGGCCTGGACGCCCGGGTGCAGCCCTTCGAGCACCGGAAGGCCGTCGTCCCCCCGTTCTTCGCGGGGCTCGAAGCCACCGACGGCGGCGCCGGGGATGACACGGGCGTCACCGTCACCTTCAGGGCCGAACGGCTCCGCGAGTACCTGGACGCGGCGCACCCCGTGATGCTCGTGGGCTTCCACGCGCCCACGAACGGGCTGTTCTTCGCGTGGGTCCACCAGCTCGCGGCCTCGCACACCCTGGAGGAGCGCGAGCGGTGGGACTTCGAGAAGACCGTCCGCCTGCGCCTGGAGGACGCCCTGCGGGCGCGCGAGCCCGTGGAGCTCATCGACGAGGTGCGGCGGTTCTTTCAGGCCCGGCACGCCGCGCCGCATGACGCCCCCGCGCGGGTGCGCCTGGAGCTGCCGCCGGGCGACCTCTCCCACGCGGTGCGCGACACGGTCGCCTCCTGGCTGGACACCGCCCGCCCCCAGGTGCGCCTGGAGGCGTCCGGGGACGCGGAGGTCGTCCTGGAGGTCGCCGCCGACTGGAGCGCCATCCAGGTCGCGTCCTCGGACCACCGCCCCTGCCTGCCCACGTCCCTCCCCCCGGCACCGACCGCGGAGGAGGCCGCGGGCGTGGTGCAGCTCATCGCGGCCATGGCGCTCTCGCTCGCGGGCCGCCGCCACGCCGCGGCGTCACTGCTGGTGGAGGCGCTCCGGGCCTGCGCGTGGCCCGGGAGCACCGCCTCGCGCCTCCTGTCGCAGCCCGTGGTGTGGAACGTGCTGTTCGCGACGGAGGACTTCGACGACGTGCCCGGCGCCGCGGAGCTCCTCGCCGCCCGCGAGCTGAGGCCCCAGGCGCTGCTCGCGGCCCGCGTGGGCGGGAGCGTCCTGCGAAGCCGCCCGTCCACCCGCCGGTTCGCGGCCTCCCAGCGCTACCGCGCGATGCTCCAGCGCCTCCTGGAGCGGACGAACAGCCCCGACGTCAGCGGCGCCCTGCACGCCTGGCTCGCCCACCACCTGCGCGGCTCCGGGCTGGGCAGGGAAGCCGTGCACCACCAGCGGCTGGCGGCGATGAGCGACCCGGGCCACCTGCAACGCGATGACTGGTGGAGCGGGATGGCGGAGGCGCTCCTCCTGCGAGGCTGCGCCCGACAGGCCCTGGCCTGCGCCGGACATGCCGCGGCGTCAGGCGAGCATCGGTCCGCCCTGGCCCTGCACGCGGACGTCCTCTTCCGCCTGAGGAGGTTTGGAGACGCCGACCGCGTGTTCTCCCAGTGGTTCGAGCAGGGCCCCCCGTTGGATCCCCAGGGGGTGCTCGAACACTTCACCACGCCCCTGCTGCTGGAGACCTTCGGCGACGGCCGTCGCCAGGTGGGCCTCGCCCGGCGGCGCGCCACCGAGGCCCGCGCCATCGAGGACCCCGGGCTCCAGTTCGCCGCGTTGCAGGAGGCGCTCCAGTGGGATCCGCTGTGCGAGAGCGCCTGGACGCACTACGCGCAGCTCAAGGCGGACATGGAGCCGGAGCGGTCCACGAACTGGTGGCTGGCCCGGGCCGTGCTCACGGGGCACCGGGACGTCACGGCCTGCTTCAAGGCCATGGAGTCGCTCAACCATGGCTCGGGACAGGTCCCCGGCCTGCTGCGGCTGTGCATCCTCGCGCTCGCGCTGCGACACCATGGCGAGGACTTCTACGCGGAGGCCGAACGGCAGCTCACCGCCGCCGGAGGGGGCCCCTTCGACGACTATCTGGCGTACCTGCACGGCCTGGAGGACGCGGCCCGGACGTTCTTCCACGCCCCGGAAGGTGCGAACGAAGAGGGCACGCCCACGGCCCCTGGAGCTTCAGGGTCGCGTTTTCCCTGAGTTCCGCCCGCCGGCCCCCCAGCGCCGCCTGGGAAATCGCCCTGGAGGGCGACGCGAGCTTCAGGCCAAGGACGTCACCGGCCCTGGAGGGCTTGACCCGGACCGGGAGGGCTGGGAGGAATGGCCCATCATGGCCGCCGCCGAGAAACTCGTTTTCCCGACCATCGTCGAGGGCCTCTTCGTCCGGGGATTGTCCGGCAAGGTGTCCTTCGCCCTCAAGGAGCAGCTGCGCAAGGAGGGGCTGGACCTGGACCGCCCGCTTCAGCCGGCGTACTCGCTGGACACCTGGGCGCGCTGCGTGGCGCTGACGGCGAGGTCCCTGCACCCGGAGCAGCCGGAGCCCGTCGCGTGGCGGATGCTGGGCGAGCGGATGATTGACGGCTACCGCGACACGATGGTGGGCCGGGCGCTGCTGGGCGTGCTGCGGCTCATCGGGCCCAAGCGGATGCTGCTGCGCACGCAGCACAGCTTCCGCACGGGCAACAACTACACGGAGGTCCGCATTACCGAGCGCGGCGAGCGCGAAGCGGACCTGTGGCTCAACGAGCCCGGCCTGCTGCGCTACTTCAAGCAGGGCGTGATGCTGGCCACGGTGCGCGCGGCCAGCGGCCCCGCCACGCAGGTGGACGTCGTGCAGTACGACGACGACAGCGTCACCTACCGCGTGACCTGGGGCGTGCCCGGGTCCTGAAGCACCGCCAGCCCAGGGGTGCCCCGCGCATCGCGGATCCGCGACCGGAGGCCCCTTGCTCGCACCGGGCCCCATCTGCCAGCGTGGACCGCCTGGGGGTGGTGCCGGGACCGCGCCCTTGAAGAGGGGGCTGCATCCAATGCCGTCGCACGAGCGCGCCAACCTGCCGCGCTGGAACGGTCAGCAGGGTTTCTTCGAAATCTGGTTCCTGGTGGTGCTCGACCCTGGCGGAGACCGCGCCTGGTGGTTGCGCTACACCCTGTTCACCCCGGCGCCCGGCGCGCCCGGCGAGCCCCGCGCCACGGTGTGGGCGGCGGCGTTCGACTGCGCGTCGCCCACGCGGCCCGCGGTGGCGCTCAAGTCCATCCACCCGGCCTCCGCCTTCAGCGCGCTGACGCCGTCGGGGGTGCGCATCGGGGACTCGGAGTTCTCCCCCGGGAAGTGCCACGGACAGGTGGCCTCCGGGGAGCACGCCATCGCCTGGGACCTGCGCTTCACGTCGGATGGCCGCGCGCCGGTGCGCCGCGAGCCGCGCGGCACGTCGCTGCTGCCCCTGCCCACGCGCGTGGCCCACGTGCACGACGACGTCACCTTCGAGGGCACGGTGACGGTGGACGGCGAGCGCTATGAGGTAAAGGGCGCGCCCGGCCTGCAGAAGCACCTGTGGGGCACCCGGCGGATCGAGGAGCTGACGTGGCTGTACTGCCCGCGCTTCCGCGAGGACCCCGACGCGCGCCTGGAGGCGATGATTGTTCGCGCCCAGCGCAAGCCCGGCCACCCGAGGCTCGCGCCCATCTACCTGCGCACGGGCGACGGGCAGCACACGTTCCATGAGATGCCCAACATGCTCTTCACGCGCGTGACGTCGCCCGCGCAGGGCGTGCTGGAGTTCAGCGCCACGTCCGCCACGGTGGCCATGAAGGGCCGGGCGTGGTGTGACCCGCGCACGCTGGTGGGCTACGCCTACCGCGACCCGACGGGCTGGGACGTGCTGGTGGCCCAGAGCGACGTGGCCCAGTGCGAGGTGGAGCTCTCCTCCCGGCCCCACCCGTTCGCCGCGTGGCGCCCCACGAAGAAGCTCACCTCCACCGTGGGCGCGCTGGAGTTCCACGCGCCGGAGGCCATGCCGGGCGTGCGCTACATCCCGTGGGATGGCACCTCGATTCCCCGCGACGACGCGCGGGAGCCGGTCCGCGACACGGGCTGACGCGCAGGCAGGCCCGGAGCCGGAGGCAGGGCCCGTGCCCTTCCCCGCTCCCGCCGTTGGGGAGGGAGGAACCTGCGGCCACGGGCCCGCGATGCCGTCCGGACAGGAGGGGTGGGGCCTGCGCCGGGATGTGGAGGGGAGCTTCCGTGGCCACCCTCTGGGGTGACGGCCCGCCGTTCCCCTGATACCCCATGCACCGACTGCTGCGACACCTCCGGTCGCTCTTCCGGGTGGAGCCGGGACGACCGGCCCTGTGGGCGGGCCTGCGGGCCGCCATCGCCACGGCGGTGCCGCTGTGCCTGGCCTTCCTGCTCGGCGTGCCCCAGGCCGGCTGGGCGGGCCTCACGGGGCTGCTCGTCACGCTCGCGGACAAGGGCGGCTCGTACCATTCGCGAGCGCGCGTCATGGGCCTGGTGACCGCGCTGGGGGCGCTGGTCGGAATGCTCGCCGCGCCCGCGGGCCACACGTACTGGGTGGACGCCAGCCTGCTGCTGTTCGGGGTCACGGCGGCCAGCTTCGCGCGCTGCTACGGCGACACGGCCGGGGCGGTGGGAGGCCAGCTCGCCGTCATCTTCGTGGTGTCGTTGGGCGCGCCCGCGGCCACGCTCAGCGACGCCGTGGCGCGGGGGGGCTCCCTGCTCCTGGGCGGCCTGTGGGCGATGGCGCTGTCGCTGCTGCTGTGGCCCCTGCGTCCCTACCGGCCCGCACGCCGCGCGGTGGCCCGCGTGTACGCGGCCCTCGCGACCGCGGCGGAGGAGTTGGGCGCGGCCACGCTGAACGGGGCCACGGCCGCCCAGTGGGCGGAAGGATTGAGGCGCCATGGGGGAATCCGTCCGGACATCGAACGGGCCCGGGGCGTGCTCGCGGCCACGCGGCGCGGGCGTCCGGACGAGTCCCGGCGCGGCGAGCACCTCTTGGTGTTGGTGGAGCTGGCGGAGCCCATGGTGGCCCTGCTCAGCGCGCTCGCGGAGGCGATGCAGGTGGTGGGGAGGGACCCGCACCTGCACGCCACGCGGGAGCGCGTGGGGCGGCTGTGCGAAGCGCACGCCGCGATGGACCAGTGGGTGGCGCGGGCCCTGTGGCAGGAGCGCAACGAGGGCATGCGCGCGCCGCCACGGCTGGCGCTGCGCCCCAGGCGGAGGCAGCCCGCCAGGATGTCCGCGCCCGCCGTCAGACAGGGGGCGGAGGGGCCGCTGTCCGCGCACGTCGCCACGCTGCTCGACCGGCTGCGGGAGTACGCGGGCGTGACGCACGAAACGGCGTCGGGGTTGCTCTTCGGGGACCCGGTGTCCGCGCGCGGCAAGGGCACCGTACGGGGGCAACCGGAGGCGCGAGGGGTCTCCCCGTGGCAGCCGGTGCGCGACAACCTCCACCTGGACTCGCTGGTGCTGCGACACGCGCTGCGCACGGGGATGGTGGCGACGGCGGCCCTGGGCCTGACGCGGGCGTTGCAGGTGGGCGACGCGCACTGGGTGAGCCTCACGGTCATCTCCATCCTCCAGCCCTACGCGGGCAGCACGGAGGAGCGCGTGCTCCAGCGCACGCTGGGGACGCTGGTGGGCGCGAGCCTGGCGGCGCTCATCGCGACCACGGTGCACACGCCCGCGACGATGATCGTGGTCATCAGCCTGCTGACGGCCGTGTCGGTGGCGCTGCTGCCCTTGAACTTCGGGGCGTTTCAAGTCCTGCTCACGCCGGACTACCTGCTGATGGCGACGCTCAGCTCCGGGGACTGGACGGTCGCCTCGCAGCGCTCGCTGGGGGTGCTCATCGCGGGGACGCTCGCGCTCCTGGGCTCCTGGACGCTGTGGCCCAGCCCGGAGCGCCGCCGCTTCCCGGACGCGGCGGCCTCCGCCCTGCGCGCGGATGGGAAGTACCTGCAACGGCTGGCCACGCACCGCAGCGGCACGGAGCCGGAGGTGAACGAGGAGCGGCGCCGGTTGGACCAGGCCCTGCTGGAGGCGGAGTCGTCCTTCCAGCGGCTGATGACGGAGTACCGGGGCCCGCCGCAGCACCTGGAGTCGGGCATGGCGCTGCTCACCTACGCGAGGCGCTTCGCGCTGGCGGTGACGGCGCTGGGCACGGGCCGGTTCGAGGGACGCACGTCGGTGCTGCCACAGCAGCTGGCGCAGCGGGCCAGCGACAGCCTGGAGCTGCTCGCCCGCGCGCTGCAGGAGCGACGGGAGCCCCCGCCGCTGCCACCGCTCTCCCTGCCACGCACCAGCGACGATCCTGTCCTGGGCGCCCTGCTGGAGCGCGTGCCCCGGCAGCTCGGCATCCTGCACGGCGCGGTGGCGCGGCTCAGCGAGGGGCCGGCGCTGCGCTGACGGCCGGAGCGGGCGTGGCGCACGCGCGCTGGTACTCCTTCAGCTTGCGCCCGAAGCGAGCATGTTCCTCTTCGGGCCACGCTTCCGGCAGCAAGCCCACCGCGCGCTCCTGCACCTTCAAGGCCTCCGCGCACTGCCCCAGGCCGAAGTACGCCGCGGCGACGGTCTCCTGCACGTAGGGATTGGCCTGTTTGCGGCGCATGGAGGAACGCACCGTCATCAGGGCCGCCGCGGACTGACCGGTCTGCACCTGCTGCCAGGCCACCTCCGTGGCGGCCCACCAGGAACCGGGCGCCAGGGCGTGCGCACGCGCCACCGCGTGGGGATACAGCCGGTCTTGAGGGGCCTGCACGGCGAGCCGCATCGCGAGGGTCATCCATGCGGGAGCGCTCCGCGGATGCTGTGACACCCGCTGCCGCGCCCAGGCCAGCTCATGTTCCTCGGAGAGCGTCCCATTCGGAGGGAGGAACCGGAGGTTGAAGGTGTAGAGGACGCTCATCGGATGTCCCGCGAGGGACGCGGGGCGATAGCGAGAGGCGTACAGCTCCGTGAGGGCACGTTGGGTGCCTTCCACCGGACCGCCCTCGATGACCTCGCAGTCCCGCACCTGTCCCTGCGCGTCGATGTGACAGCGGAAGATGAGGAGCGCGAACATGCCGCGTCTGACCAGCTCCACGGGATGGGGCGA
Proteins encoded in this region:
- a CDS encoding FUSC family protein, yielding MHRLLRHLRSLFRVEPGRPALWAGLRAAIATAVPLCLAFLLGVPQAGWAGLTGLLVTLADKGGSYHSRARVMGLVTALGALVGMLAAPAGHTYWVDASLLLFGVTAASFARCYGDTAGAVGGQLAVIFVVSLGAPAATLSDAVARGGSLLLGGLWAMALSLLLWPLRPYRPARRAVARVYAALATAAEELGAATLNGATAAQWAEGLRRHGGIRPDIERARGVLAATRRGRPDESRRGEHLLVLVELAEPMVALLSALAEAMQVVGRDPHLHATRERVGRLCEAHAAMDQWVARALWQERNEGMRAPPRLALRPRRRQPARMSAPAVRQGAEGPLSAHVATLLDRLREYAGVTHETASGLLFGDPVSARGKGTVRGQPEARGVSPWQPVRDNLHLDSLVLRHALRTGMVATAALGLTRALQVGDAHWVSLTVISILQPYAGSTEERVLQRTLGTLVGASLAALIATTVHTPATMIVVISLLTAVSVALLPLNFGAFQVLLTPDYLLMATLSSGDWTVASQRSLGVLIAGTLALLGSWTLWPSPERRRFPDAAASALRADGKYLQRLATHRSGTEPEVNEERRRLDQALLEAESSFQRLMTEYRGPPQHLESGMALLTYARRFALAVTALGTGRFEGRTSVLPQQLAQRASDSLELLARALQERREPPPLPPLSLPRTSDDPVLGALLERVPRQLGILHGAVARLSEGPALR
- a CDS encoding sigma-70 family RNA polymerase sigma factor, which encodes MASGLGAEELRELYERFAPVVHRRALALLGRDADAWDIVQEVFERMLTAGARFRREARPMTYVYRATTNLCLNALRSRHLREPLLPEREEAAALTPSQWEAADFIRHLVGRMGERELEVATLHFFDGLTQEEIAQMLDVSRKTIVRDLESIRKKAAELGRLPEEPLEADRG
- a CDS encoding ATP adenylyltransferase family protein; amino-acid sequence: MSAAPLTPEDLWPRTLAVTGHALETGALQPITTEARTVVDGGATFQVRVLGRVALKERPRPAPSSAAPFNPFASPEPALVLGDVAPAHVCLLNKFNVVEHHLLLVTRDFESQDALLTAGDFDALATCLEGLDGLAFYNAGEIAGASQRHKHLQLVPPLGPQALRAPVEALLPALPGPGREVAAGALPFLHRVVGLGPWEAPEPGARMLAAYRLLREALGLGATSPYNLLVTRDWMLLVPRSRAEHLGVNVNALGFAGSLLVRTPEQLSAVAALGPLELLRQVAGLAP
- a CDS encoding DUF4365 domain-containing protein — translated: MSRRAFHEALPPEWRIQDPHRDHGLDARVQPFEHRKAVVPPFFAGLEATDGGAGDDTGVTVTFRAERLREYLDAAHPVMLVGFHAPTNGLFFAWVHQLAASHTLEERERWDFEKTVRLRLEDALRAREPVELIDEVRRFFQARHAAPHDAPARVRLELPPGDLSHAVRDTVASWLDTARPQVRLEASGDAEVVLEVAADWSAIQVASSDHRPCLPTSLPPAPTAEEAAGVVQLIAAMALSLAGRRHAAASLLVEALRACAWPGSTASRLLSQPVVWNVLFATEDFDDVPGAAELLAARELRPQALLAARVGGSVLRSRPSTRRFAASQRYRAMLQRLLERTNSPDVSGALHAWLAHHLRGSGLGREAVHHQRLAAMSDPGHLQRDDWWSGMAEALLLRGCARQALACAGHAAASGEHRSALALHADVLFRLRRFGDADRVFSQWFEQGPPLDPQGVLEHFTTPLLLETFGDGRRQVGLARRRATEARAIEDPGLQFAALQEALQWDPLCESAWTHYAQLKADMEPERSTNWWLARAVLTGHRDVTACFKAMESLNHGSGQVPGLLRLCILALALRHHGEDFYAEAERQLTAAGGGPFDDYLAYLHGLEDAARTFFHAPEGANEEGTPTAPGASGSRFP
- a CDS encoding SAM-dependent methyltransferase, which gives rise to MDANELARVPGVNPQVPDAARIYDYTLGGTHNFEADRQAAEALFSLLPSTRKWVRMLRSCLQVAAKRLSSEGFTHWVDFASGLPTNDHVHGVLPPDVKVLYSDINPLTMAQARVLLGDDPRVCYLECDIRQAKPFLERPDVREFLGGERKVALGANGITVFLQAEENRRFFRDLYDWAAPGSKLFTTFETKDPTKTTPQWEQFVGMFKTMGEHFELFSLPEYLKLCEPWTPGPGGIQTVREFLGLPEDYITQEDRQGVGIEFYAVILEKK
- a CDS encoding DUF2378 family protein, producing MAAAEKLVFPTIVEGLFVRGLSGKVSFALKEQLRKEGLDLDRPLQPAYSLDTWARCVALTARSLHPEQPEPVAWRMLGERMIDGYRDTMVGRALLGVLRLIGPKRMLLRTQHSFRTGNNYTEVRITERGEREADLWLNEPGLLRYFKQGVMLATVRAASGPATQVDVVQYDDDSVTYRVTWGVPGS